Proteins encoded within one genomic window of Planctomycetota bacterium:
- a CDS encoding type II toxin-antitoxin system VapC family toxin, whose translation MAEMMVDANVLLDVLTEDPAWFEWSSRSLQECAENHILVINPIIYAEVSIGFDRIEDLDAALPERTVERRPIPLEAAFLAGKCFLKYRESGGLRQSTLPDFFIGAHAAVEKMALLTRDASRYRTYFPRLRLLSPE comes from the coding sequence GTGCTGACGGAGGACCCCGCGTGGTTCGAGTGGTCCAGCCGATCGCTCCAGGAGTGCGCCGAGAACCATATCCTGGTCATCAACCCGATCATCTACGCCGAGGTCTCCATCGGCTTCGACCGCATCGAAGACCTCGATGCGGCCCTGCCCGAAAGAACAGTCGAGCGTCGGCCCATCCCCTTGGAGGCGGCGTTCCTGGCGGGCAAGTGTTTTCTGAAGTACCGCGAGAGCGGCGGACTGAGGCAGTCCACTTTGCCGGACTTCTTCATCGGCGCGCATGCGGCCGTGGAGAAGATGGCGCTCCTGACGCGGGATGCCTCGCGCTATAGGACCTATTTCCCCAGGTTGCGGCTGCTCTCGCCCGAATAG